One Podarcis muralis chromosome 1, rPodMur119.hap1.1, whole genome shotgun sequence genomic window carries:
- the PLEKHD1 gene encoding pleckstrin homology domain-containing family D member 1 isoform X1 yields the protein MFTSKSNTVSPSPSMEPADSDALDISTKVQLYGVLWKRPFGRPSAKWSRRFFIIKESFLLYYAENEKKNFENNRYFNIHPKGVIPLGGCIVEAKEEPNMPYAMKISHEDFHGTIVLAAESEYEQAQWLEMLQESGKVTWRNAQLGEAMIESLEAQGLQLAKEKQEYLDKLMEETEELCLQREQREALEHLNQVLEAEKQQFEEVVQDLRVEQEQIKRELEMTAQSLKGVEEEKKGLRNLTETLQKTLEALSLEKQRTLEMLEENQSELQPPTSPSCEQPDAAGGLQSSLHQIEEKMHQLLEEKLLAEKRMKENEERSRALEEEREFYSSQSQALQNSLSELTAEKQQTERDLKAEVKVRMDLEKRLQEAEEALQSLEQGLNCKHRNKEKEEKMKADVSNLKKFFEECIRNAELEAKMPVIMKNSVYLHKAATRRIKSCRFHRRRSSNSWLDLRQSQSFMYSEAESIEDLKQAAKRLTQDQHFRETIYQIMITRQSSSSGNKK from the exons gtTCTTTATCATCAAGGAGAGTTTTCTGCTTTACTATGCTGAGAATGAAAAGAAGAACTTTGAAAACAATCGCTACTTTAATATCCACCCTAAA GGTGTCATACCTCTGGGCGGCTGCATCGTTGAAGCTAAAGAAGAGCCAAACATGCCTTATGCAATGAAAATCTCCCATGAGGACTTCCAC GGTACCATTGTCCTGGCAGCAGAATCAGAATATGAACAAGCCCAGTGGCTGGAAATGCTACAGGAGTCCGGGAAAGT GACCTGGAGAAACGCTCAGCTGGGAGAAGCCATGATTGAGAGCCTCGAAGCCCAGGGACTCCAGCTGGCCAAGGAGAAACAGGAGTATTTAG ATAAACTGATGGAAGAGACGGAAGAGCTGTGTCTACAGAGGGAGCAGAGAGAG GCTCTGGAGCACCTCAACCAAGTACTggaggcagagaagcagcagttTGAGGAGGTGGTGCAAGATCTGCGAGTGGAGCAAGAGCAGATTAAACG GGAGCTGGAGATGACTGCCCAGTCCCTCAAAGgagtggaggaggaaaagaaaggacttcGAAACCTGACAGAGACATTGCAGAAGACCCTGGAA GCGCTCTCCCTGGAAAAGCAACGGACTCTGGAAATGCTGGAAGAGAACCAGAGCGAGTTGCAGCCCCCGACCAGCCCTAGCTGTGAGCAACCTGATGCTGCTGGGGGTCTGCAGAGCAGTTTGCACCAGATTGAGGAGAAAATGCACCAGCTGCTGGAGGAAAAACTCCTGGCTGAGAAaag GATGAAGGAGAATGAAGAACGCTCCCGAGCTCTAGAGGAAGAGAGGGAGTTCTACTCTTCCCAGTCGCAGGCCTTGCAGAATTCGCTCTCAGAGCTGACCGCTGAGAAGCAGCAAACCGAGCGAGATCTCAAG GCAGAGGTGAAGGTTCGCATGGACCTGGAGAAGCGTCTACAGGAGGCTGAGGAGGCCCTGCAGAGCCTGGAGCAAGGCCTGAACTGCAAGCACCGTAacaaagagaaggaggaaaaaatgaaagCCGACGTCAGCAATCTGAAAA AATTCTTTGAAGAGTGCATCCGAAACGCTGAATTGGAAGCCAAGATGCCCGTGATCATGAAGAACTCTGTGTACCTCCACAAGGCAGCCACTCGCAGGATAAAAAGCTGCCGTTTCCATCGCAGGAGATCCAGCAACTCCTGGCTTGACT TGCGGCAGTCCCAGTCGTTCATGTATTCGGAGGCCGAGAGCATAGAAGACCTGAAGCAAGCGGCCAAGAGGCTGACTCAGGACCAGCACTTCCGGGAGACCATCTATCAGATCATGATAACGCGCCAGAGCTCCTCCTCAGGCAACAAAAAGTGa